The following is a genomic window from Clostridium fungisolvens.
CTCATATATAACCTTCCTTTTATACTGAATATTTTTATAGTTATGTCTTTTATTAGTTTCTTGACTTTTTATACTTAAAATAACAATCTCCGCATAAAGACTCGTACTCTACATCATCCACATTATCTATGGCTATTTGCTCACCTTCAAAAACAAAGCGACCATTTATTTTTCTACCATTTAATATAGCTTTATTCCCACACTTACATATAGTCTTCATCTCTTCAATACTATGTGCAATTAATAGTAGTCTTTCACTTCCTTCAAAACCATTCATTTGAAAATCAGTTCTTAATCCATAACATATTACAGGTATATCTTTTACAACTGCAATTTCAAGCAACTGATCTATTTGGTAGTTTTTAAGAAATTGAACTTCATCCACTAATATGCAATGTATTTTACCGTTTAATTCTACCCATTGAGATACTTTTTCAAAAATATTGTCATCTTTTTTAGCAAGTAAATCTACAGTTCTTTCTACTCCTAATCTAGATACTAGCTTGTCTCCACCTTTTTTATCAGTAGATGATTTTATAATTAAAATATTCATTCCTCTTTCTTCATAGTTATGTGCCACCTGCATAAGATGAGTTGATTTTCCTGAATTCATAGCACCGTATCTAAAATATAATTTACTCATAAAATAATCTCCTTTTTTCATCCTCAAACGTGTTTGATATGATTATATCATTATATGTATATATGAACCACTTCATATTTAAATTTATGAATCATAAAAGCTTATTTATTATCTGTACTATACATAAGTTAATTCTATTTTGTTTATAATCAATTGGTCAATTAGTAAAATATTCATCCCCAATCATGAAATGTCATAACTGTAGTTTAATAGACACATTTATTATTACCTCCTTATTGACTCCCGTATTATGTCATGCTATACTTTAGTAGTTGCAAAAGCGACAGTATTTATTTCGAAAGAGGTGAACAAGATGAGAGAAGGCATACATCCAGAATACCACAACGACGCTGTGGTTAAGTGCGCATGTGGAAACACATTTACAACTGGTTCAGTAAAATCAGAACTTAAGGTAGAAATATGCTCTAAATGCCACCCATTCTTCACTGGTAAACAAAAAATCATTGATGTTGGCGGTAGAGTTGATAAATTCAAGAAGAGATTTGGTCTTGAAAAGTAGCAATCGTGGGAAAGATAGACTCTTTCCCATTTTTGTTTGGAATTTAGGCATCTTCAATAATAGCTAGTACTTAATTAGCTGTTTTGAGGATGCCTTATATAATTGTTAATCTTAATTCAATTACCCACTTTTTCATATAAGTATAAATTGCTTTTATAGTTCTATTTTCTATATCTTAGTCTAAGAATGAAATTTTATATCTTTATTATGAAATAAATGTTAAAATATAAATTAAATGAAAATTATATTCTAAAAAACAATTTTTCTATATTATTTTATCAGCAAAGAGAGTGAGAAACATGAAGAAACTTCTTATTTTAACAGCATCTACAGGACAAGGTCATAATCAAGCAGCAGACTCTTTAGTTGAAACCTTTTCCCAGTTTGGATATGAAGTTATTAAATACGACTTTTTATATAACAACAGTAAATTACTTAATAATGTTATCGTTGTAGGTTATGAACTATTTGCTACAAAGGCACCCAATCTTTACGGTACATTTTACAAAGCTACAAATATAAAGTCTATGAATAACATAATAAAAGTCTCCTTTTGGAATACCTCAAGAAAGTTATTAAAATTTATAGAGGAAAACAAACCTGATTTAATAATAGGTACTCACCCATTTACAAT
Proteins encoded in this region:
- a CDS encoding thymidine kinase, with amino-acid sequence MSKLYFRYGAMNSGKSTHLMQVAHNYEERGMNILIIKSSTDKKGGDKLVSRLGVERTVDLLAKKDDNIFEKVSQWVELNGKIHCILVDEVQFLKNYQIDQLLEIAVVKDIPVICYGLRTDFQMNGFEGSERLLLIAHSIEEMKTICKCGNKAILNGRKINGRFVFEGEQIAIDNVDDVEYESLCGDCYFKYKKSRN
- the rpmE gene encoding 50S ribosomal protein L31; translated protein: MREGIHPEYHNDAVVKCACGNTFTTGSVKSELKVEICSKCHPFFTGKQKIIDVGGRVDKFKKRFGLEK